The following proteins are encoded in a genomic region of Stigmatopora nigra isolate UIUO_SnigA chromosome 3, RoL_Snig_1.1, whole genome shotgun sequence:
- the greb1 gene encoding protein GREB1, whose product MGNSYAGQLRTTRFEEVLHNSIEASLRSNIVVPRPVFSQLYLEAEQPLAHNGRTENEEEEDEDGSESNSPPIPYQMKPPPEGCCTTDGFCQAGRDLRLSSLASDTLEVSPGFMLIGLKSPSLPDSLLVGAVDHRFLPDERGHNALLGFSGSCMGCGERGFRYFTDFANHINLKLSTQPKKQKHLKFHLYRNNQGVLVKGAPICWRGHDGRIRQVSSSLSEARATTDEQSLRMTLIQSSSAPGSYAAASHANGIPQISDTPNPLTNGIHATSSTAQPVINHSGPGRPSATGSQTNAGPPKKRHKGWSPESSSSIFPSSTITPIGARLEPSATVSSSQKSSSTVSSSEMSVAVPDQLSHTCGLQPVIFKGHGPLPQFTGNFSEVLISSLLQSCYLSSQTLPRIYQHYGPSSIQPLSTEMQILLTVYYLVQLGPEQVPLIEDLEQIFMRSWRESHLSEIRQNQQTQTQASQGRHYGIESPPSLPVLPQHLGLAPQQPLTPSQLPWLAQLAASSCGEGVVVLGEQLDSLAQGLQQMFSKLMEGKFENTNYIVVIVTASGQETQSCVVVTGKHQCRSLAENMFSPNEGLREINQQLSSGEAQELIQFCSSLGQDGDMDCLLDNATLDSNELSPLSSTPESTEEKSVKNPPSPKDSHSPKERVLTPKEMCSEYSVEWRDIRPIQLAVARKLLSHVFAIADSSTQNLDLVSFDRVSFLILVPPSEVTFQQTVLHLWSSGVLQELGNVEQDCVSKREAERYVVKMDQGAQVRVNGLIQEAHSNSYTLYILVHDHAHWDISSASYCSTDSDLGLVDQLLNSRQVRDAPNILILHVTSFPFALQTQYTRISPYNEIHWPSSFSNDVDLYHERTRYFGVPELLESTRSGSSLPLMRCDSSFESMASSLEERFPKLHSAVIRTTILIHHYCTALMAVSGRIGGSHNLHKHTSVETLAIVQALLSAAQQCPAHHGHMILLRIPSLALAAWAHRRLSRVRRQLGLEERFEIILGNPSQPLNIGHSFIDQIKLWLKIQEADWIPRTYLELEALPCILILSGAEPQGESLPRSLKYCDLRVISCSYLQRTTIEQELGLAAYLLKAESRSPPNPGPASDVLESDAEKLSSTDNEEEESQENESSPASSNQPLQSSPDVGTSDPFPTQSSSSASPNAPKSTLDVTPSSSQAQPAPQSSSQSFLYLQTSLHHPSQSLAQTYSLVHPIFQPQMSLAPTISQPYFQTLPLAHITQPPPQPPARPRRHPSKSTSSSSSSPRASSPHLTCSWARGVSRPPSVLLPRALYDIITANDGSGLPRCTSFLPHMSVAWASSFRPLLSKMMTCTEQSLYYRQWTVPRAYHMDSNNRTEGRSDNFHPRRLLLSGPPQVGKTGAYLHFLGILSRMLIRLMEVDIYNEDEINFNIQEDEVKYKPSNATWPDPDVMKTLPFDYTVHDPKYDDISLVYWPGYKPNPDGTPAHQEDVCLRRHTTRIKLSKYAAFNTYHHCEQCHLYLGFNPRYQMYESTLHAFTFTHLLLGEEIQLYFIIPKSKEHYFSFNQPGGQLEGMRLPLATDQSPDCIKSPIFTPTTGRHEHGLFNLYHAMDGASHLHILVVKEYEMAVYKKYWPNHILLVLPPVFNGAGIGAAHFLIKELSYHNLELERSRRQEGGSGPSGDVWPFIILADDSCVMWNVIDFDARNGPVEHNASLKHVLQHMESCPDLTHYGLCGIRKWSGRVLTDPKESEPFSRGHLHDFLLLNVDRSQNIQYDQNRFTCHDVDFTLRLHSAGLLVCRFNNFSVMKKQIAIGGYRTFIIKTKMTDVPTSVGPSQYVCAPDSKHLFLATPAQLLLEKYLQHTSHKLFPHSTKNYEHPVLSVDCYINLGPEVTVCFVSSRPHSVNICTTGLLFSGLLLCFADAFVTPSFLKKFSFLKGATLCVISADRSALRQTVGRLELEEEWRFRLSDEFQTANAKEDRPLFFLTGKHI is encoded by the exons ATGGGGAACTCATATGCGGGTCAATTGCGGACCACGCGCTTCGAGGAGGTCCTTCACAATTCTATTGAAGCATCGCTAAGGTCTAACATTGTAGTGCCTCGGCCAGTTTTCTCCCAACTGTACCTTGAGGCAGAGCAGCCATTGGCACATAATG GCCgcacagaaaatgaggaggaggaggatgaagatggCTCTGAATCGAACAGCCCGCCAATACCTTATCAGATGAAACCCCCACCTGAAGGATGCTGCACCACAGACG GCTTCTGTCAGGCAGGCAGGGATCTACGTCTGTCGTCATTGGCGTCAGACACTTTGGAAGTGTCGCCCGGCTTCATGCTGATCGGACTTAAGTCGCCCTCCCTCCCCGATAGCCTGCTCGTGGGCGCCGTAGACCATCGTTTCCTGCCAGATGAACGGGGTCACAATGCCCTGCTCG GCTTCTCGGGGAGTTGCATGGGCTGTGGAGAAAGGGGATTCCGCTACTTCACGGACTTCGCCAACCATATTAATCTTAAACTCAGCACCCAGCCTAAGAAACAGAAGCACTTAAAGTTCCATCTGTATCGAAACAACCAAGGCGTGCTGGTTAAAGGAGCTCCTATCTGTTGGAGGGGACACG ATGGCCGAATAAGACAGGTGAGCTCCAGTCTTTCGGAGGCTCGTGCGACAACAGATGAACAATCATTAAGGATGACTTTAATCCAGTCCTCAAGCGCACCTGGCAGCTATGCAG CTGCCTCTCATGCTAATGGAATTCCTCAAATCTCCGACACGCCAAACCCACTGACAAATGGCATCCATGCGACGTCTTCAACGGCGCAGCCGGTGATAAATCATTCAGGACCGGGAAGACCGTCTGCCACAG GGTCACAAACAAATGCCGGTCCCCCCAAAAAGAGGCACAAGGGTTGGTCCCCTGAATCATCTTCATCAATCTTTCCATCATCAACCATTACTCCAATTGGCGCCAGATTag AGCCATCTGCCACAGTGAGTAGCTCACAAAAGTCCTCAAGCACAGTTTCCTCCTCTGAGATGTCTGTAGCCGTGCCTGATCAGCTGTCACACACTTGTGGATTACAGCCTGTCATCTTCAAAG GTCATGGGCCTCTCCCTCAGTTCACCGGCAATTTTAGTGAAGTTCTCATCAGCTCTCTACTCCAGAGTTGCTATTTGAGCTCTCAGACCCTCCCCAGAATATACCAACACTACGGACCCTCTTCTATTCAGCCACTGTCGACTGAGATGCAGATTCTTCTCACTGTCTACTATCTTGTTCAACTAG GCCCAGAGCAGGTGCCCCTGATTGAGGATTTGGAACAGATATTCATGAGATCGTGGAGGGAGTCCCACCTCAGTGAAATCAGACAGAATCAACAAACCCAAACGCAAGCCTCCCAAGGAAGGCACTACGGAATTGAG TCACCGCCAAGCCTTCCCGTACTCCCTCAGCATCTTGGATTGGCACCACAGCAGCCTCTGACACCCAGCCAGCTTCCTTGGCTCGCCCAGCTGGCCGCGTCTTCCTGCGGAGAGGGTGTAGTGGTGTTGGGGGAGCAATTGGACTCTTTGGCTCAAGGCCTTCAGCAGATGTTTAGCAAGTTGATGGAGGGAAAGTTCGAAAACACCAACTACATTGTCGTCATTGTGACTGCGTCCGGCCAGGAAACACAATCTTGCGTGGTGGTCACAG GTAAACACCAGTGTCGATCCTTAGCCGAGAATATGTTCTCCCCCAATGAGGGTTTGAGAGAAATCAACCAACAGCTTTCCTCTGGTGAAGCCCAGGAACTCATCCAATTCTGCAGTTCCCTTGGACAAG ATGGCGATATGGATTGCCTACTGGACAACGCCACCTTGGACAGCAACGAGCTATCTCCCTTATCCAGCACTCCGGAATCCACTGAAGAAAAGAGTGTGAAAAACCCGCCAAGCCCGAAAGACTCACACAGTCCTAAAGAAAGAGTTTTGACTCCGAAAGAAATGTGTTCAG AGTACTCGGTGGAGTGGCGCGATATCAGGCCCATCCAGTTGGCAGTAGCCCGAAAACTGCTGTCTCATGTTTTTGCCATAGCGGACTCCAGCACACAGAACCTGGACCTTGTGTCCTTTGACAGGGTCAGCTTCCTTATCCTGGTCCCTCCCTCTGAAGTCACATTTCAACAGACTGTACTCCACCTGTGGAGCTCTG GTGTTCTTCAGGAACTCGGAAATGTGGAACAAGATTGTGTGTCTAAAAGGGAAGCGGAGCGCTACGTTGTCAAGATGGATCAAGGCGCTCAAGTGCGAGTCAACGGCCTTATTCAGGAAGCACATAGCAACTCGTACACACTTTACATCCTGGTCCATGACCATGCCCACTGGGACATAAGCAG TGCCTCGTACTGTAGCACAGACTCTGATTTGGGTCTGGTGGACCAGCTACTGAATTCCAGACAAGTCAGAGATGCTCCAAACATCCTGATCCTCCACGTTACATCTTTCCCATTTGCTTTGCAGACACAATACACACGCATCAGCCCTTACAATGAGATCCACTGGCCCTCTTCTTTTAGCAAT gATGTGGACCTGTATCATGAGCGAACACGCTATTTTGGCGTGCCGGAGCTTTTAGAGTCGACACGATCTGGAAGCAGCCTGCCTCTGATGCGATGCGATTCATCTTTTGAAAGCATGGCATCTTCACTGGAGGAAAG GTTTCCAAAACTGCACAGCGCCGTAATCCGAACCACGATTCTGATCCACCACTACTGCACAGCACTGATGGCAGTTTCTGGAAGAATCGGAGGCTCCCACAATCTTCACAAGCATACGTCTGTGGAGACTCTTGCCATCGTACAGGCGCTGCTTAGTGCCGCCCAGCAATGCCCCGCCCACCACGGTCACATGATTTTACTGCGCATCCCCTCGCTGGCGCTGGCGGCCTGGGCACATCGCCGGCTGTCCCGAGTGAGGAGACAGCTGGGACTGGAAGAGAGATTTGAGATCATACTGGGAAATCCCAGCCAGCCGCTGAATATTGGACACAGCTTTATTGATCAGATTAAG CTGTGGCTGAAAATTCAAGAAGCTGATTGGATACCTCGTACCTATCTGGAGCTCGAGGCGCTTCCCTGCATTCTGATCTTATCTGGAGCTGAACCTCAAGGGGAATCACTTCCTAG GTCACTGAAATATTGTGACCTTCGAGTCATAAGCTGTTCCTATCTGCAACGTACCACCATCGAGCAAGAATTGGGACTGGCGGCGTACCTGCTGAAGGCGGAGTCTCGTTCGCCGCCCAACCCGGGGCCGGCGAGCGACGTGCTTGAGAGTGACGCGGAAAAACTCAGCAGCACCGACAATGAAGAAGAGGAGAGCCAGGAAAATG AAAGTTCCCCTGCCTCCTCCAACCAGCCACTCCAGTCCAGCCCAGATGTTGGAACATCGGACCCGTTCCCTACTCAGAGCAGCTCATCTGCATCTCCGAATGCCCCAAAGAGCACATTGGACGTCACCCCGTCGTCTTCACAGGCTCAACCCGCTCCCCAAAGCTCTTCTCAATCCTTTCTATACCTTCAAACCTCACTTCATCACCCAAGTCAGTCTCTAGCCCAGACTTATTCCCTAGTCCACCCAATTTTCCAACCACAGATGTCTCTAGCGCCGACAATCTCCCAACCTTACTTCCAAACGCTCCCGCTGGCGCACATCACCCAGCCGCCGCCGCAACCTCCGGCTCGGCCTCGCCGTCACCCTTCCAAATCCACGTCCTCTAGCTCTTCCTCACCGCGAGCCTCCTCACCACATTTGACATGCTCATGGGCGAGGGGAGTGAGCCGGCCACCTTCAGTGCTTCTCCCTCGCGCGCTTTACGACATCATCACCGCCAATGACGGCAGTGGTCTGCCGCGGTGTACCTCTTTCCTGCCGCATATGTCTGTGGCGTGGGCCAGTAGTTTCAG GCCTTTGCTGAGTAAGATGATGACATGCACAGAACAGTCACTCTACTACCGCCAATGGACGGTCCCACGAGCATACCACATGGACAGCAACAATCGCACTGAAGGGCGCAGCGACAACTTTCACCCCCGCAGGCTTCTCCTCAGCGGACCTCCACAG GTGGGCAAGACGGGCGCATATCTGCATTTCCTGGGTATATTATCCCGGATGCTGATCAGGCTGATGGAGGTGGATATCTACAATGAAGATGAAATCAACTTCA ACATCCAAGAAGATGAGGTTAAATACAAGCCATCCAACGCCACCTGGCCCGACCCTGATGTTATGAAGACTTTACCCTTTGACTACACGGTCCATGACCCCAAATATGACGACATCAGTTTAGTGTACTGGCCGGGATATAAACCGAATCCTGACG GCACCCCTGCGCATCAGGAAGATGTGTGCCTCAGGAGACACACCACTAGGATTAAACTGTCAAAATATGCCGCCTTTAACACTTATCACCATTGTGAACAGTGTCATCTCTACTTGGGCTTCAACCCCAGATACCAG ATGTACGAGTCTACACTTCACGCCTTCACTTTTACTCACCTGTTGCTCGGTGAAGAGATCCAGCTCTATTTCATCATCCCCAAGTCCAAAGAGCACTACTTTAGCTTTAACCAACCTGGAGGCCAACTAGAGGGTATGCGGCTGCCTCTTGCCACCGACCAG AGCCCAGACTGCATCAAGAGTCCTATCTTCACTCCCACCACGGGGCGCCATGAGCACGGTCTATTCAACTTGTACCACGCCATGGATGGAGCCTCCCATCTTCATATCCTGGTGGTCAAAGAGTACGAAATGGCAGTCTACAAAAAGTACTGGCCCAATCACATTCTGCTGGTGCTGCCTCCTGTCTTCAATGGAGCGGGGATAG GAGCTGCCCACTTTCTGATTAAAGAGCTCTCGTACCACAATCTGGAGCTGGAGCGAAGCCGTCGGCAGGAGGGCGGCAGCGGCCCCAGTGGCGACGTTTGGCCCTTCATTATTCTGGCGGACGACTCATGCGTGATGTGGAACGTGATTGACTTCGACGCACGCAA TGGTCCAGTGGAACACAACGCATCATTGAAACATGTGCTGCAGCACATGGAAAGCTGTCCAGACCTGACCCACTACGGCCTATGTGGGATCAGAAAGTGGAGCGGTCGAGTACTCACCG ATCCTAAGGAGAGCGAGCCTTTCTCTAGAGGTCACCTCCACGACTTCCTCCTTCTCAACGTGGATCGGAGTCAGAACATCCAATACGACCAGAACCGCTTCACTTGCCACGACGTCGACTTCACCTTGCGACTGCACAGCGCCGGCCTGCTCGTCTGCCGTTTTAACAACTTCAGCGTGATGAAGAAACAGATTGCCATTGGAGGATACCGGACGTTTATCATCAAGACAAAG ATGACGGACGTTCCCACCTCAGTGGGACCCTCTCAGTATGTCTGCGCCCCCGACAGCAAGCACCTTTTCTTGGCTACGCCGGCTCAACTTCTCCTAGAAAAATATCTCCAACACACCAGCCACAAACTTTTTCCTCACAGCACCAAAAACTACGAACATCCTGTCCTGTCTGTCGACTGTTACATCAATCTCGGCCCTGAG GTGACCGTGTGTTTTGTGAGTTCAAGACCTCACTCCGTCAACATCTGCACCACAGGCCTGCTCTTCAGCGGCCTTCTGCTCTGTTTCGCCGATGCCTTCGTGACCCCCAGCTTCCTCAAAAAGTTCAGCTTCCTCAAAG GCGCGACTCTGTGCGTTATTAGCGCAGATCGCAGCGCTTTAAGGCAGACGGTCGGCAGGCTGGAGCTGGAAGAGGAATGGCGCTTCCGACTTAGCGACGAATTCCAGACGGCCAATGCCAAGGAAGATCGACCCCTCTTCTTTCTGACGGGAAAACACATATGA